In candidate division WOR-3 bacterium, the genomic window GCAAATTTTTTTTCACCGTATATCTCAAAACCATCCTCACCTGTATAACCTGTTCTTGATAAAATCAGTTTTTTATTCATAAAATTTATTTCAAGGAAAGTATAAAATTTAACATCAGAAAAGGACCTATCAAAAAATTCTTCAACAAAGGGTTGAGCTCTTGGACCCTGAATTGCAAGTTGAAAAATTTCATCTGATCTATCCTTTATTAAAACATCTTTAAAATTCTTACTCATTTCTTTCATATACTCAAAATCTTTAAATCTATTTGCTGCATTTACCACACATAGAAATTTATCCTCCATCCTGTAAATTAAAAGGTCATCTACACAGGTTCCCCTTTCAGTTAAAAGTATGGAATACTGGACTTTTCCGTATTTTAATTTTGAGGGATCATTTGAGGTTATATAGGATAAAAAATTAAGTGCATCTTTTCCCTCAACTTCAATTTCTCCCATATGAGATACATCAAATATTGATAAAACTCTTCTTGTATGGATTGCTTCTTTTATTATTCCCTCATACTGAAGCGGCATCTCGTATCCTGCAAAGGGAATCATTTTTGCTTTACTTTCTATATGAAATTCATAGAAGGGAGTTTTTCTTAATTTTTTCTCTTCCATGTTTTCCCTCCTTTTTTTATTGTTTTAGGAAGTTTTTGAGCTTCAAGTGTGAGAGAAAAAGAGTCCTTTTTTATTGTGGTGTTATTTTCAAAAATACTTATTT contains:
- the gcvT gene encoding glycine cleavage system aminomethyltransferase GcvT — protein: MEEKKLRKTPFYEFHIESKAKMIPFAGYEMPLQYEGIIKEAIHTRRVLSIFDVSHMGEIEVEGKDALNFLSYITSNDPSKLKYGKVQYSILLTERGTCVDDLLIYRMEDKFLCVVNAANRFKDFEYMKEMSKNFKDVLIKDRSDEIFQLAIQGPRAQPFVEEFFDRSFSDVKFYTFLEINFMNKKLILSRTGYTGEDGFEIYGEKKFALDFLNEILKKGAKFNLKPAGLGARDILRLEMGYPLYGNELTEDITPIEAGLEKFVKIEKEKFLGKEILVNQMQGNIEKKLIGLVSDEMKGVPRKGAEVFYKSEKAGFITSGAYSPFLDKNIALSYIKKEFLNFSEFDVLIRDKKIRFVKESFPFVKITSIKR